From Bifidobacterium sp. ESL0790, one genomic window encodes:
- a CDS encoding ABC transporter ATP-binding protein, producing the protein MALSVTDVTKSYGSGFALGPVTFDLPMGYIMGLIGPNGAGKSTLIKLILNMVHGDGGSVSVLGLDSVADEVRVKEQLGIVFDTSYFSTYWTVRMAEESMAAAYPTWNHELFASYLEQFGIDMKKKVKDLSRGMQMKLMLASALSHDAKLLILDEPTSGLDVLARDDLMDILQRYIEDGRHSVLFSTHITSDLEHAADLITYITQGKLYFTGSKDEFDDAFRLVKGGPDELDAVGPVAVGVRSYSTGFDALVHTEEVSALAQAYPELCVEPVNIDDIIRLTNGRASYASGKGKGKVVR; encoded by the coding sequence ATGGCGCTGAGCGTCACCGATGTGACGAAGAGCTATGGTTCCGGTTTCGCGCTTGGCCCGGTGACTTTCGACCTGCCGATGGGCTATATCATGGGGTTGATTGGCCCGAATGGCGCCGGCAAGTCCACGCTGATCAAGCTCATTCTCAACATGGTCCATGGCGATGGCGGTTCCGTCAGCGTGCTCGGCCTCGACAGCGTCGCCGACGAGGTGAGAGTCAAAGAGCAGCTGGGCATCGTCTTCGACACCAGCTATTTCTCAACCTACTGGACGGTGAGGATGGCCGAGGAGTCGATGGCCGCGGCGTATCCCACATGGAACCACGAGTTGTTCGCAAGCTATCTCGAGCAGTTCGGCATCGATATGAAAAAGAAGGTCAAGGACCTTTCGCGCGGCATGCAGATGAAGCTGATGCTCGCCTCCGCTCTGAGCCACGACGCCAAACTGCTGATTTTGGACGAGCCGACGAGCGGCCTCGACGTGCTGGCGCGCGATGACCTGATGGACATCCTGCAGCGCTACATCGAGGACGGGCGCCACAGCGTGCTCTTCAGCACCCATATCACTTCGGACCTCGAGCATGCCGCCGACCTGATCACCTACATCACCCAAGGCAAGCTTTATTTCACCGGCTCCAAGGACGAGTTCGACGACGCCTTCAGGCTGGTCAAGGGAGGCCCCGACGAACTTGACGCCGTCGGTCCGGTCGCGGTGGGTGTGCGCAGCTATTCCACGGGCTTTGACGCCTTGGTCCACACGGAGGAGGTCTCCGCGCTCGCGCAGGCTTATCCGGAGCTATGCGTCGAGCCGGTGAACATCGACGACATCATCAGGCTGACGAACGGACGCGCCTCGTACGCCAGCGGCAAGGGCAAGGGAAAGGTTGTGCGATGA
- a CDS encoding HAD-IIA family hydrolase: MLKGTRQPLSQAYGLALLDLDGVVYRGKLPVAHAAQSIRDAESAGMVVEYTTNNSSRDQATVADQLKGFDLDVEPHQIITSSIVAARMVAHAFPQGSKVIMSGAPHLREEIERQGLTLVDHVENGPVAAIQGWCPTMTWNALANIAFAVEHGAEYYVTNRDLTIPRELGIAPGSGSMVEAVITATGVQPVGSAGKPESAMYDEARALAAEDGEQMVAKERCLAIGDRLDTDVEAGNRGGYDSLVVLTGVATPHQIILAPRHQRPTFVAVDLRDLASPMPEPQQVSENEWTCGDATARLDGKALTVSDATDINALRAACQLMWSLADGDADFDVSAITLPEFKLGR, from the coding sequence ATGCTTAAGGGAACCCGACAGCCGCTGAGCCAGGCCTACGGACTGGCGTTGCTGGATCTCGATGGTGTGGTCTACCGGGGCAAACTGCCGGTGGCGCACGCCGCCCAGAGCATCCGCGACGCCGAAAGCGCGGGCATGGTGGTGGAATACACCACCAACAACTCCTCGCGCGACCAGGCCACCGTGGCCGACCAGCTCAAAGGTTTCGACCTCGATGTCGAGCCACACCAGATCATCACCTCGTCCATCGTCGCCGCCCGCATGGTCGCCCACGCCTTCCCCCAAGGCTCGAAGGTCATCATGTCGGGAGCGCCGCACCTGCGCGAGGAGATCGAGCGGCAGGGGCTCACGCTGGTCGACCACGTCGAGAACGGGCCGGTGGCCGCCATCCAGGGATGGTGCCCGACCATGACTTGGAACGCGTTGGCGAACATCGCCTTCGCCGTGGAGCATGGCGCCGAATACTACGTCACCAACCGCGACCTGACCATTCCCCGCGAGCTTGGCATCGCGCCGGGCAGTGGATCGATGGTCGAGGCGGTCATCACCGCCACGGGTGTCCAGCCGGTCGGATCGGCTGGCAAGCCCGAATCCGCGATGTACGACGAGGCGCGTGCGCTTGCGGCCGAGGACGGCGAGCAGATGGTCGCCAAGGAACGTTGCCTCGCCATCGGCGACCGTCTGGACACCGATGTGGAGGCGGGCAATAGGGGAGGCTACGACTCGCTGGTCGTGCTGACCGGCGTGGCCACACCCCATCAGATCATCCTCGCGCCACGGCATCAGCGGCCGACGTTCGTGGCGGTCGATTTGCGCGACCTCGCCTCGCCGATGCCTGAACCGCAACAGGTCTCGGAGAACGAGTGGACTTGCGGCGACGCCACCGCGCGGCTTGACGGCAAGGCCCTTACGGTCAGCGACGCCACGGATATCAACGCGCTGCGGGCCGCGTGCCAGCTGATGTGGTCGCTCGCCGACGGTGACGCCGATTTCGACGTCTCCGCAATCACACTTCCCGAATTCAAGCTGGGGCGCTGA
- a CDS encoding HAD family phosphatase, with the protein MGTNEGKAAIFDLDGTLLDSMDVWHQVDVDFFRSRDIELTDDYMGIVNAMRPDEVARYTIEHYGLDDTPAELTKLWDSMVLEAYGHTVEAKPHAVEYLDYLKSSGARLAVATSLSPQVRGIGMEHVGIRRFFDVVISVEDTDARSKHSPEVYLAAASRLGVAAQDCTVFEDLLVAVKAARSAGMHVWAMEDDYSLADRPAIREAADGLIADFADAPRKL; encoded by the coding sequence ATGGGGACGAACGAAGGCAAAGCAGCCATCTTTGATTTGGACGGGACTCTTCTTGACTCCATGGACGTGTGGCACCAGGTCGACGTCGACTTCTTCCGCAGCCGCGACATCGAGCTCACCGACGACTACATGGGCATCGTCAACGCGATGCGTCCCGATGAGGTGGCCCGCTATACGATCGAACATTACGGCTTGGACGACACTCCCGCCGAACTCACCAAGCTGTGGGATTCGATGGTGCTCGAGGCCTACGGCCATACCGTCGAGGCCAAGCCGCACGCGGTCGAATATCTGGACTATCTGAAGTCGAGCGGCGCGCGCCTGGCGGTGGCCACTTCGCTCTCGCCGCAGGTCCGCGGGATCGGCATGGAGCATGTGGGCATCCGGCGGTTTTTTGACGTGGTGATCAGCGTGGAGGACACCGACGCGCGGAGCAAACACAGTCCCGAGGTCTATCTGGCCGCCGCCTCGCGTCTAGGAGTCGCCGCGCAGGATTGCACGGTGTTCGAGGACCTGCTGGTGGCGGTGAAGGCCGCGAGGTCCGCCGGCATGCATGTCTGGGCGATGGAGGACGACTATTCGCTCGCCGACCGTCCCGCGATTCGCGAGGCCGCCGATGGTCTCATCGCGGATTTCGCCGATGCTCCCAGAAAGCTGTGA
- a CDS encoding ABC-2 transporter permease — MDSEQIGKALRLDWFRLTQINKALSAPALLALALVLSIIARLTRNGLVGAIVFAIFFIMPATSGIYLSAYQKKTSSGPLNGMLPATRLNQVVARYFLVFLLLMMTFVAQLVCMSIMYLPGYPLFVFAASLLELVVGIIFNALVLPVGYRFDARKAAIVMLLVLMAVVLLMSLDPNRYINGIMSFKLFSVVMPMPWTSVFWILIAIVLFVVSCLASVSIYEHKEM, encoded by the coding sequence ATGGATTCGGAACAGATAGGCAAGGCGCTCCGCCTCGATTGGTTTCGCCTGACGCAGATCAACAAGGCTTTGTCCGCCCCGGCATTGCTGGCGCTCGCGCTGGTCCTGTCGATCATCGCCCGCCTGACCAGGAACGGTCTGGTGGGGGCGATCGTCTTCGCCATCTTCTTCATCATGCCGGCGACATCCGGTATTTACCTTTCCGCCTACCAGAAGAAGACCAGCAGCGGGCCGCTCAACGGAATGTTGCCAGCAACTCGCCTCAACCAGGTGGTCGCCAGGTATTTCCTCGTGTTCCTGTTGCTCATGATGACGTTTGTGGCGCAGCTGGTGTGCATGTCCATCATGTATCTGCCGGGTTATCCCCTGTTCGTGTTCGCCGCCAGCCTGCTGGAGTTGGTCGTGGGCATCATCTTCAACGCTCTGGTGCTGCCCGTCGGCTATCGTTTTGACGCCCGGAAGGCTGCCATCGTGATGTTGCTTGTGCTGATGGCGGTGGTCTTGCTCATGTCGCTCGATCCGAACCGATACATCAACGGCATCATGAGCTTCAAGCTGTTCTCGGTCGTCATGCCCATGCCTTGGACATCCGTATTCTGGATCCTCATCGCCATCGTGCTGTTCGTGGTCTCCTGCTTGGCGTCCGTCAGCATTTACGAACATAAGGAAATGTGA
- a CDS encoding ABC transporter ATP-binding protein, with protein sequence MALSVVEVTKSYGSGFALGPVTFDLPMGRIMGLIGPNGAGKTTLIKLILNMIHRDGGSISVLGLDNLAEEAKIKNELGVVFDTGYFSETWTVKMAGKVIAGMYDTWNQAAFQRYAKHFGLDMGKKVKDLSRGMKMTLMLAAALSHDAKLLILDEPTIGLDVLARDKVMDVLRQYVADGRHSVLFSTHITADLEHVADLITYITKGRLYYTGPKDEFEGEFRLVKGELDKIGAIEQDAVGIRRFDTDFEALVHRDVALRVLLDGPGLVCDPVSIDDIIRLTNVDSADLSGEGE encoded by the coding sequence ATGGCGTTGAGCGTCGTCGAGGTGACGAAGAGTTATGGTTCCGGTTTTGCGCTCGGGCCAGTGACCTTTGACCTGCCGATGGGCCGCATCATGGGGCTGATTGGCCCTAACGGCGCAGGCAAGACCACGCTTATCAAACTCATCCTCAACATGATCCATCGCGACGGCGGTTCGATCAGCGTGCTCGGCCTCGACAACCTCGCCGAAGAGGCGAAGATCAAGAACGAGCTTGGCGTCGTCTTCGATACCGGCTACTTCTCCGAGACATGGACCGTGAAGATGGCCGGGAAGGTCATCGCGGGCATGTACGACACATGGAATCAGGCGGCTTTTCAGCGATATGCCAAGCATTTCGGCCTTGACATGGGCAAGAAGGTCAAGGATCTCTCGCGGGGCATGAAGATGACGTTGATGCTCGCCGCCGCCCTGAGCCACGACGCCAAGCTGCTGATTCTGGACGAGCCGACCATCGGCCTGGACGTGCTCGCCAGGGACAAGGTGATGGACGTCCTGCGCCAATACGTCGCCGACGGCCGGCACAGCGTGCTCTTCAGCACCCACATCACCGCCGACCTCGAGCATGTCGCGGACCTCATCACCTACATCACCAAAGGCCGGCTGTACTACACCGGGCCCAAGGACGAGTTCGAAGGGGAGTTCCGCCTTGTCAAGGGCGAGCTGGACAAGATCGGGGCCATCGAGCAAGACGCCGTGGGGATTCGTCGCTTCGACACCGATTTCGAGGCGTTGGTCCACCGGGATGTCGCCCTGCGGGTGCTGCTTGATGGCCCAGGATTGGTCTGTGATCCGGTGTCCATCGACGACATCATCCGTTTGACCAATGTCGATTCCGCCGACTTGAGCGGCGAGGGGGAGTAA
- a CDS encoding GntR family transcriptional regulator, with amino-acid sequence MKLIISSVSGEPIYEQIKRQIRGAVLAGELKGGDPLPSLRKLARELRVSVLTVTRAYNELADEGIVVNMQGKGSFVAEKGDARMKKKLTGQVRNALRQVGVAAKAADIPLIDLMDMLEQAYKKAK; translated from the coding sequence ATGAAGCTGATCATCTCATCCGTGTCCGGAGAACCGATATACGAGCAAATCAAACGCCAGATTCGCGGGGCGGTGCTGGCCGGCGAGCTCAAGGGCGGCGACCCGTTGCCGAGTCTGCGCAAGCTGGCCCGCGAGCTGCGTGTCTCCGTGCTGACGGTCACGCGAGCGTATAACGAGCTGGCCGACGAGGGCATCGTCGTCAACATGCAGGGCAAGGGTTCGTTCGTCGCCGAAAAGGGCGATGCGCGGATGAAGAAGAAGCTCACCGGCCAGGTGCGCAACGCCCTGCGCCAGGTGGGTGTGGCTGCCAAGGCGGCCGACATCCCGCTCATCGACCTGATGGATATGCTCGAGCAGGCCTACAAGAAAGCCAAGTGA
- the thrC gene encoding threonine synthase encodes MTTTFHSTRSTTDALTSRQAIRQGLASDGGLFVSDELDETKVDVAQLVGEPYQAIARRVLGVLLPDFTVAELDECVGAAYGPQWLDPAITPLKPLGDDYILELFNGPTSAFKDVALQILPQFMARTTASTAISTGASDGKSSGKEKVMVLTATSGDTGKAALAGFADTEGTGITVFYPEGKVSEIQRLQMTTQVGSNVNVCAVKGNFDDAQSAVKAIFGDKGLAKKLEDGNHVTLSSANSINVGRLVPQVVYYFSAYAQLVERGAIKVGDPVEFVVPTGNFGDILAGYYAKRLGLPVGRLTVASDRNNVLFDFLTTGTYNRERPFFETTSPSMDILVSSNLERMLYYFSDGDTELISSLMDDLQTKGSFTIPASLLDRIRTLFSCGWADEDEVSQAIADCWNDNHYVIDPHTACGYHVLGQTARKEAMPRVLLSTASPYKFPRVVGEALGLDTSGSDFACMDRLASATATTAPKNLRGLENAAERFTDVIAIDRMRDYVGDASRRL; translated from the coding sequence ATGACCACCACTTTTCACAGCACACGCAGCACCACCGACGCGCTGACCAGCCGCCAGGCCATCCGCCAAGGGTTGGCGAGCGACGGCGGGTTGTTCGTCAGCGACGAGCTGGACGAGACGAAGGTCGACGTGGCGCAGCTGGTCGGCGAACCATATCAAGCCATCGCGCGTCGGGTGCTGGGCGTGCTGTTGCCCGATTTCACGGTTGCCGAACTCGACGAATGCGTCGGCGCGGCCTACGGTCCGCAATGGCTGGACCCGGCGATCACCCCGCTGAAACCCTTGGGTGATGACTATATTCTTGAGCTCTTCAACGGGCCGACCAGCGCGTTCAAGGACGTCGCCTTGCAAATCCTGCCGCAGTTCATGGCGCGCACGACGGCCTCGACGGCCATTTCTACGGGTGCATCAGACGGCAAGAGCAGCGGCAAGGAGAAGGTCATGGTGTTGACCGCCACCTCGGGCGACACCGGCAAGGCCGCGCTCGCCGGGTTCGCCGACACCGAGGGCACCGGCATCACCGTCTTCTACCCCGAAGGCAAGGTCAGCGAGATCCAGCGCCTGCAGATGACCACCCAGGTTGGCTCCAATGTCAACGTGTGCGCGGTCAAGGGCAATTTCGACGACGCCCAGAGCGCCGTCAAGGCCATCTTCGGCGACAAGGGGCTGGCCAAAAAGCTCGAGGACGGCAACCATGTCACGCTCTCCTCGGCCAATTCGATCAACGTCGGCCGCCTGGTGCCGCAGGTCGTCTATTACTTCTCAGCCTACGCGCAGCTGGTGGAGCGCGGTGCGATCAAGGTGGGCGATCCGGTGGAGTTCGTGGTGCCCACCGGCAACTTCGGCGACATCCTCGCCGGTTACTACGCCAAGCGCCTCGGCCTGCCCGTCGGCCGGCTCACCGTGGCCAGCGACCGCAACAACGTGCTCTTCGACTTCCTGACCACCGGCACCTACAACCGCGAGCGCCCGTTCTTTGAGACCACCTCGCCCTCGATGGACATCCTGGTCTCATCGAACCTCGAGCGCATGCTCTATTACTTCTCAGATGGCGACACTGAGCTTATCAGCTCGCTGATGGATGACCTGCAGACTAAAGGATCGTTCACCATTCCCGCTTCTTTGCTCGACCGAATCCGCACGCTGTTCTCCTGCGGCTGGGCCGACGAGGATGAGGTCAGCCAGGCCATCGCCGACTGCTGGAACGACAACCATTACGTCATCGACCCGCACACCGCCTGCGGCTACCATGTGCTGGGCCAGACGGCACGCAAAGAAGCCATGCCGCGCGTGCTGCTGAGCACCGCCAGCCCTTACAAATTCCCACGTGTGGTCGGTGAAGCGCTCGGCCTCGACACTTCCGGCAGTGATTTCGCGTGCATGGATCGCCTGGCTTCCGCCACCGCCACCACCGCGCCGAAGAACCTGCGTGGTCTCGAAAACGCCGCGGAACGGTTCACCGACGTCATCGCCATCGACCGGATGCGCGATTATGTCGGCGACGCCTCACGGCGGCTCTAG
- a CDS encoding ABC-2 transporter permease, whose protein sequence is MNTMNVEQIKRSIHVDFLRLSASGKSSVWIFILLPFVFAVMGLISGDRGVELSMTGSVAGICALYAVLMGMMIFANEDMTGNISMNGILPVSRSNQVSARYALMAVFSLVAAVETVVCVVMLLHEDLPSPWVMAGIGCGVLFVALLLGGLVVPIFYRFPITQAMGWAFGGLGALFLLVFMVVRFMPNDKLHRVVEWVTTTKLGAVPWAAIIGAVICVVVFVGSLLISSRIYRRKELS, encoded by the coding sequence ATGAACACCATGAATGTCGAACAGATCAAACGCTCCATACACGTCGATTTCCTGCGTCTTTCGGCATCGGGCAAAAGCTCGGTGTGGATTTTCATCCTGCTTCCTTTCGTGTTCGCCGTGATGGGGCTCATCAGCGGCGACCGGGGAGTGGAGCTGAGCATGACCGGTTCGGTCGCGGGAATCTGCGCGTTGTACGCCGTGTTGATGGGCATGATGATCTTCGCCAACGAGGACATGACGGGCAACATCTCCATGAACGGGATCCTGCCCGTCTCCAGGAGCAACCAGGTCTCCGCGCGTTACGCGCTCATGGCTGTGTTCTCGCTGGTCGCGGCGGTGGAGACGGTGGTCTGCGTGGTGATGCTGTTGCATGAGGACCTGCCCTCGCCGTGGGTTATGGCTGGGATTGGCTGCGGAGTGCTGTTCGTCGCTCTCTTGTTGGGTGGCTTGGTGGTGCCGATCTTCTACCGTTTCCCGATCACCCAGGCCATGGGTTGGGCTTTCGGAGGGCTCGGCGCGTTGTTCCTTCTGGTGTTCATGGTGGTCAGATTCATGCCCAATGACAAGCTCCACCGTGTTGTGGAATGGGTGACCACCACGAAACTGGGCGCAGTGCCATGGGCGGCCATCATCGGAGCCGTGATCTGCGTCGTGGTGTTCGTCGGCTCGTTGCTGATCTCGTCGCGCATCTACCGGCGCAAAGAGCTTTCGTGA
- the recN gene encoding DNA repair protein RecN, whose protein sequence is MLEELEVRNLGPIRAAMLRPGKGMTAITGETGAGKSMLLSAVRMISGESAKVARIAPKAEKAWAQGVFDVDPNGVAAELVRDSGVLADDDEGDPDPDEAGHIELFLTRTVPASGRSRAVLCGHSVPRSVLGNVARELVTIHGQADQLRIASTARQREFLDMVADDDKELADYRAAWAALQEIDEHLSKLSGQEASARQRADYLRDSIKQINAVDPKPGEEQELKEKRSRIEHSTEIAKGVGSALSALDASQVDADSDSTGASDAITHAIQALRTIHAGEAFGEVADRLESLNADLSDIVFSLSNEVDEDVSDEGLDAINSRIHELDELTRRWGPELEDVIAWRDKAVFEVEDLDASPEKVDELRKERQAAFNKALKAARALDVKRKTAASDLAETVTRELKSLAMAGAKLEILVKPRDGAGTGTASATSASDTDVRRSATWPLDASGCDDIEFLFTPFPGSPRLPMGKSASGGELSRLMLALELSAAEKRSDSSASSDMTFIFDEVDAGVGGKAAVELGRRLARLAQSSQVIVVTHLAQVASWAGTQFVVAKGTAGKGSTVKPKAAKTEGESPMVETTVTEVTGEPRVHEIARMLSGSESETSLDHARELLDSSKL, encoded by the coding sequence ATGTTGGAGGAGCTTGAGGTCCGCAATCTGGGGCCGATTCGCGCCGCGATGCTGCGGCCCGGCAAGGGGATGACCGCCATAACCGGCGAGACCGGCGCGGGCAAGTCCATGCTCCTGAGCGCGGTGCGCATGATTTCCGGCGAATCCGCCAAGGTGGCACGCATCGCGCCCAAGGCGGAGAAGGCCTGGGCGCAGGGCGTGTTCGACGTCGACCCGAACGGTGTGGCGGCTGAACTGGTGAGGGATTCTGGCGTGCTCGCCGACGATGACGAAGGCGACCCCGACCCTGACGAGGCCGGGCATATCGAGCTTTTTTTGACAAGGACGGTGCCGGCTTCCGGGCGCTCGCGTGCGGTTTTATGCGGTCATAGCGTGCCCCGCTCGGTGCTGGGCAATGTGGCGCGTGAGCTGGTGACGATCCACGGGCAGGCCGACCAGCTGCGTATCGCCTCGACGGCGCGCCAGCGGGAGTTCCTCGACATGGTCGCCGACGACGACAAGGAGCTCGCGGATTATCGGGCCGCCTGGGCCGCGTTGCAAGAGATCGACGAGCATCTGTCCAAACTGAGCGGGCAGGAGGCTTCGGCGCGGCAGCGCGCGGATTACCTGCGTGACTCAATCAAGCAGATCAACGCCGTCGACCCCAAACCGGGAGAAGAACAGGAGCTCAAGGAGAAGCGCTCGCGCATCGAGCATTCCACCGAGATCGCCAAGGGTGTGGGCTCCGCCCTTTCCGCGCTCGACGCCTCGCAGGTCGACGCCGATTCGGATTCGACCGGGGCCTCGGACGCCATCACCCACGCCATCCAGGCGTTGCGCACCATCCACGCGGGGGAGGCGTTCGGCGAGGTTGCCGACCGTTTGGAATCGCTCAACGCCGACCTTTCGGATATCGTCTTCTCCTTGTCCAACGAGGTCGACGAGGACGTGAGCGACGAGGGCCTCGACGCCATCAACTCGCGCATCCACGAGCTTGACGAGCTGACGCGGCGTTGGGGGCCTGAGCTGGAGGACGTCATTGCTTGGCGAGACAAGGCCGTTTTCGAAGTCGAGGATCTGGACGCCTCGCCGGAGAAGGTGGACGAGCTGCGCAAGGAACGCCAGGCCGCGTTCAACAAGGCATTGAAAGCCGCGCGGGCGCTGGATGTCAAACGCAAGACCGCCGCTTCTGATCTGGCCGAAACCGTCACTCGTGAACTCAAGTCGCTGGCGATGGCTGGAGCGAAGCTCGAGATTTTGGTCAAGCCGCGGGATGGTGCTGGTACTGGCACAGCTTCTGCTACTTCTGCTTCCGACACTGATGTCCGTCGTTCGGCCACTTGGCCTTTGGACGCCAGCGGCTGCGATGATATCGAGTTCCTGTTCACCCCGTTCCCGGGTTCGCCCCGTCTGCCCATGGGCAAGAGCGCGTCCGGCGGCGAGCTGAGCCGTTTGATGCTCGCCCTCGAGCTTTCGGCCGCGGAGAAGCGTTCCGATTCGTCGGCGTCGTCCGACATGACGTTCATTTTCGACGAGGTGGACGCCGGCGTCGGTGGCAAGGCCGCCGTCGAGCTGGGCCGCAGACTCGCCCGTCTCGCCCAGAGCTCGCAGGTCATAGTCGTCACCCACCTGGCCCAGGTCGCCTCGTGGGCCGGCACCCAGTTCGTCGTTGCCAAAGGCACCGCTGGCAAGGGTTCGACCGTGAAGCCAAAGGCAGCCAAGACCGAGGGCGAAAGCCCGATGGTCGAGACCACGGTCACCGAGGTGACCGGCGAGCCCCGCGTCCACGAGATCGCCCGCATGCTCTCCGGCAGCGAGTCCGAAACCTCCTTGGACCACGCCCGGGAACTCCTGGATTCAAGCAAGCTGTAA
- a CDS encoding TlyA family RNA methyltransferase produces the protein MNAEEQPTERLDTLIADQGLAHSRSQAQRLIRDGHVLVDGEIMRKPSTHVDISANLRVDKGDDYVSRGAYKLKGAFECFAADGLNGPQGKQCLDIGASTGGFCDVLLRGGASQVIALDVGHGQLDPRIADDPRIIEMSGVNIRDVAVDDLPFRPQLVVSDVSFISLTFVIPVIARVAAPKADVVLLVKPQFEVGRGHLGKNGIVEDDNERQEALRRVVSCAADNGFDVRRTDVSPIAGTHGNIEYLLYATLR, from the coding sequence GTGAACGCCGAAGAACAACCGACGGAGCGGCTTGACACCCTCATCGCGGATCAGGGCCTCGCGCACAGCCGTTCCCAGGCCCAGCGCCTCATTCGCGACGGACATGTGCTGGTCGACGGCGAAATCATGCGCAAGCCGTCCACCCACGTCGATATCTCAGCCAATCTGCGCGTCGACAAAGGCGACGACTATGTCTCGCGCGGCGCCTACAAGCTCAAGGGCGCGTTCGAATGTTTCGCGGCCGATGGTCTCAACGGCCCGCAAGGCAAGCAATGCCTCGACATCGGCGCGTCGACCGGCGGGTTCTGCGACGTGCTGCTGCGTGGGGGAGCCAGCCAGGTGATCGCCCTCGACGTGGGGCATGGCCAGCTCGACCCCCGTATCGCCGACGACCCGCGCATCATCGAGATGAGCGGCGTCAACATCCGCGACGTCGCCGTCGACGACCTGCCGTTCAGGCCCCAGCTGGTCGTCTCCGACGTGTCCTTCATCTCGTTGACCTTCGTCATCCCCGTCATCGCCCGTGTGGCGGCGCCGAAGGCCGATGTGGTGCTGCTGGTCAAACCGCAGTTCGAGGTCGGCCGTGGCCACCTGGGCAAGAACGGCATCGTCGAAGACGACAACGAGCGTCAGGAGGCCTTGCGACGTGTGGTCTCGTGCGCGGCGGACAACGGATTCGACGTGCGGCGCACCGACGTCTCACCCATCGCCGGAACCCACGGCAACATCGAATACCTGCTTTACGCCACCTTGCGCTGA